In the Mya arenaria isolate MELC-2E11 chromosome 11, ASM2691426v1 genome, one interval contains:
- the LOC128208833 gene encoding uncharacterized protein LOC128208833, translating into MVWVELKDFKCPSSGCDSRGTWLCKEDGTSMYINEKGIMECHPGTHTGKIVEWGWKCKKDCHQGEYFKADFEGFCFSLSMAVQYAGKGGSEWAISLIQELGKQYNK; encoded by the exons ATGGTTTGGGTTGAACTTAAGGATTTTAAATGCCCGTCATCGGGTTGTGACTCAAG AGGAACATGGCTTTGCAAAGAAGATGGCACAAGCATGTACATAAATGAGAAGGGAATAATGGAATGTCACCCTGGAACACATACAG GAAAGATTGTAGAGTGGGGATGGAAATGCAAGAAGGACTGTCACCAGGGGGAGTATTTCAAAGCAGATTTTGAAGGGTTTTGCTTCTCGTTGTCCATGGCAGTACAATACGCAGGAAAAGGGGGGAGTGAATGGGCGATTTCATTGATACAGGAACTTggaaaacaatacaacaaataa
- the LOC128208831 gene encoding uncharacterized protein LOC128208831 codes for MSRSNQSHGVSGALNHNRSDGYQYPTQRASDGPYQPYGRPPPNYSSRGQRSRVEPTRSSSYSMGTGRGSSQLQEQLQRQRSKEASKQMLSTVYGNTISMLEEFESRESQGRYRLPTSHIPTPDQTWKTKEDIQSVLETQLMCLETQRKSCPNDARNELLDDLKRKTIHWASVREENNCPRQQTDKYAAQIYEILDKGKTDHAFQHRPRPVITERTIRETMPHIMKGKHDQMELDRQFRDDRHRMSTTPAVRRATGRNVVKLGSSRIGRENPHLQSSLDAQDDEYFDNK; via the exons ATGAGCAG GTCAAATCAGTCTCACGGAGTGTCTGGTGCGTTGAACCACAACAGGTCAGATGGTTACCAGTATCCAACACAAAGAGCGTCCGATGGTCCATACCAACCTTACGGACGGCCTCCTCCCAATTACAGCTCTCGTGGACAACGCAGTCGAGTAGAGCCTACAAGGAGCAGTTCGTACTCAATGGGTACCGGACGAGGATCAAGCCAGTTGCAAGAGCAACTTCAGCGTCAGAGATCGAAAGAAG cAAGCAAACAGATGTTAAGCACAGTTTATGGAAATACGATTTCAATGCTTGAAGAATTTGAAAGTAGGGAATCACAAGGCCGCTACCGGCTTCCAACGTCCCATATTCCTACTCCTGACCAGACGTGGAAAACCAAAGAGGAT ATTCAGAGTGTGTTGGAAACGCAGCTCATGTGTTTAGAAACTCAAAGAAAATCCTGTCCAAATGATGCTCGCAACGAATTGCTGGATGATCTGAAGAGGAAAACGATCCACTGGGCATCTGTTCGTGAAGAAAATAATTGTCCTAGGCAACAAACGGATAAGTATGCCGCTCAGATCTACGAGATTCTGGACAAAGGGAAAACTGACCATGCCTTTCAACATCGCCCAAG ACCAGTCATTACCGAGAGGACGATTCGCGAAACAATGCCGCACATCATGAAAGGAAAACATGATCAAATGGAGCTTGACAGACAATTTCGAGACGATAGACACAGAATGTCTACAACTCCTGCTGTGAGACGTGCTACAGGACGCAATGTTGTTAAATTAG GGAGTTCCCGTATTGGAAGAGAAAATCCTCACCTGCAGTCCTCACTCGATGCTCAAGATGACgaatattttgacaacaaatAA
- the LOC128208832 gene encoding uncharacterized protein LOC128208832 has protein sequence MSNSTKAGGRKASTKKGPYSNRNNVQQDANNQFETLGRNENQDMDITKQRDKTTPVERKGQPTSPHERGDEMMETDETAPPSTKFQTGPKQDSNRPAYQYSVDHDADISHNVGPSSPRHAQAQEMLLRQKEASKQMLYGVFGNVITILEEHEKRTSAIGKGKMKQSDIAIPDQSWKTNEDVKANVETQLLLFQTQSKFCPEEVRLSVNRELRLQTIAWFGVRQASKLDIGETDEYACRLYEILVKGATKHDILDRPRSPVTEKTMRETLPGILRGKHDARELDDSFKKDKNKKAETPKTRQADVDDAYLLGLSRIKNTEPKLEKFLDEDLSLIQHMGPDNLR, from the exons ATGTCAAATTCTACAAAAGCGGGAGGAAGGAAAGCATCAACTAAGAAAGGGCCTTATAGCAATCGAAACAACGTTCAACAAGATGCAAACAATCAATTTGAGACTCTTGGGAGAAATGAAAACCAGGATATGGATATAACCAAACAAAGAG ACAAGACAACTCCAGTTGAAAGGAAAGGTCAACCCACCTCACCGCACGAGCGAGGCGATGAGATGATGGAAACTGACGAAACTGCACCTCCGTCGACAAAATTCCAAACAGGGCCCAAACAAGACTCAAACCGCCCTGCTTATCAGTATTCAGTTGACCACGATGCAGATATAAGTCACAACGTTGGACCTTCTTCTCCAAGGCATGCACAGGCGCAAGAGATGTTACTAAGACAAAAGGAAG CTAGCAAGCAGATGCTGTATGGGGTGTTTGGCAACGTCATCACAATCTTGGAGGAGCACGAAAAACGCACTTCGGCGATTGGCAAAGGGAAAATGAAACAATCAGACATCGCCATTCCAGACCAGTCATGGAAGACAAACGAAGAT GTGAAAGCGAACGTTGAGACGCAATTATTACTCTTTCAAACCCAGAGTAAATTTTGTCCGGAAGAAGTGAGACTGTCTGTAAATCGTGAACTGAGACTGCAAACTATTGCCTGGTTTGGAGTGAGACAGGCATCAAAACTGGACATAGGAGAAACAGACGAGTATGCTTGCAGGCTCTATGAAATTCTGGTCAAAGGGGCGACAAAACATGATATCTTAGACAGGCCTAG GTCTCCGGTAACAGAGAAAACAATGCGAGAGACTTTGCCTGGAATTCTCAGAGGCAAACACGATGCGCGTGAACTTGACGATTCttttaaaaaggacaaaaacaagAAAGCTGAAACACCTAAAACGCGACAGGCAGATGTCGATGATGCGTACTTGTTGG gtttatcacGTATCAAGAACACAGAACCAAAGTTGGAAAAATTCCTGGACGAGGATTTGTCACTTATTCAACACATGGGACCAGACAACCTTCGCTAA